A section of the Lujinxingia sediminis genome encodes:
- a CDS encoding TlyA family RNA methyltransferase, protein MATKQRLDLLLVERELVETRSRAQARIMAGDVFVNGQRVDKAGTRIPLDAPIELKGDELPYVSRGGLKLKAALDAFGYDCTGKVVIDVGASTGGFTDCVLQEGALKVFAVDVGYGQLAWKLRQDARVINMERQNIRHLSPDALDAPCDLAVIDCSFISLDLVLPATLPFLSPTADLITLIKPQFEVGPDNVGKGGVVRDTRARQDAIERVIDQARASQMAFVQGIDCPVHGPAGNIEYLAWFSRVS, encoded by the coding sequence ATGGCCACCAAACAACGCCTGGACCTTTTGCTGGTCGAGCGCGAACTCGTCGAGACCCGCTCCCGCGCCCAGGCCCGCATCATGGCCGGTGACGTCTTCGTCAACGGGCAGCGCGTCGACAAAGCCGGCACCCGCATCCCGCTGGACGCCCCCATCGAACTCAAAGGCGACGAGCTCCCCTACGTCTCCCGCGGTGGCCTCAAACTGAAAGCTGCCCTCGATGCCTTTGGCTACGACTGTACCGGCAAGGTTGTCATCGATGTCGGCGCCTCCACCGGCGGCTTTACCGACTGCGTCCTTCAGGAGGGGGCCCTCAAGGTCTTTGCCGTCGACGTCGGCTACGGCCAGCTGGCCTGGAAGCTCCGTCAGGATGCCCGCGTCATCAATATGGAACGCCAGAACATCCGCCACCTCTCCCCGGATGCCCTCGACGCCCCCTGCGATCTGGCCGTGATCGACTGCTCCTTCATCTCCCTGGATCTCGTCCTGCCGGCCACCCTCCCCTTCCTCTCCCCCACCGCCGATCTCATCACGCTGATCAAACCCCAGTTCGAGGTCGGCCCCGACAACGTCGGCAAAGGCGGCGTGGTACGCGACACCCGGGCTCGCCAGGACGCCATTGAGCGCGTCATCGACCAGGCCCGCGCCTCCCAGATGGCCTTCGTCCAGGGCATCGACTGCCCGGTCCACGGACCGGCCGGCAATATCGAATATCTGGCCTGGTTCTCGCGCGTCTCCTGA
- a CDS encoding TetR/AcrR family transcriptional regulator gives MSAQRQRRQARRDERREELKQAAIEVFHEHGYHAARVSQIVKKVGVAQGTFYLYFEGKQQLFSEIISDFLEMVVTTVASWEPGAIDSREDLREELTRVGLMLTEELLRNELSTAIFFNEAMAVAPEINELIRHFYETLQAMLSDFNRILCQRGLIAPMDFTILASMTIGMVERVIMERVVYGTLKDAEPRAIVDHLLMHFLAGTIEPIDAPAHTGQAEGLEVEEMSDSAAPTQV, from the coding sequence ATGAGTGCCCAGCGACAACGCCGACAGGCCCGCCGCGATGAACGCCGCGAAGAGCTCAAGCAGGCCGCCATCGAAGTCTTCCACGAGCACGGCTACCACGCCGCGCGCGTCTCCCAGATCGTGAAAAAAGTCGGCGTCGCCCAGGGCACCTTCTACCTCTACTTTGAGGGCAAGCAGCAGCTCTTCTCCGAGATCATCAGCGACTTTCTGGAGATGGTCGTCACCACCGTGGCCAGCTGGGAGCCCGGCGCGATCGACTCCCGCGAGGATCTTCGCGAAGAGCTCACCCGGGTCGGCCTGATGCTCACCGAGGAGCTCTTGAGAAACGAGCTCTCCACGGCCATCTTCTTCAACGAGGCGATGGCGGTGGCGCCGGAGATCAACGAGCTTATCCGCCACTTCTACGAGACGCTTCAGGCGATGCTCTCCGACTTCAACCGCATCCTCTGCCAGCGCGGGCTTATCGCCCCGATGGATTTTACCATCCTGGCCTCCATGACCATCGGCATGGTCGAGCGCGTCATCATGGAACGCGTCGTCTACGGCACGCTCAAAGACGCCGAGCCCCGCGCCATTGTCGACCACCTGCTCATGCACTTCCTGGCGGGCACCATCGAGCCGATTGACGCACCGGCCCACACCGGGCAAGCCGAAGGGCTGGAGGTTGAGGAGATGTCTGATAGCGCTGCCCCCACCCAGGTTTAA
- a CDS encoding ectonucleotide pyrophosphatase/phosphodiesterase, whose amino-acid sequence MTSPTRALTLALFATLLLAAPACSSSPADNDTDTPELDATGPDVTEDPDDGDTSDPISDETPLILIGFDGFRPDYLSLAPTPNFDRLIREGVVADSLEPVFPTKTFVNLYSIVTGLYAENHGIVGNTVRDPATGDRLRMSDAELQGQSRWWGGEPIWVTAEKQGKRAGTYFWVGSEAEIGGERPTHWMPFATNYMNPARERIDQVVAWLSADDPVDFATLYFSDLDGVGHSQGPRGSRLFSELQEADANLGYLIDELEAAGLWPNVNILIVSDHGMTALDDDKVIRLDHIIDERDVFVVEWSPVASLIPDAGKADEVYQALKAAEENYTVYRKEDVPERLRYSNHERIPEILVVADPPYTIANQYILDNIGVSAGGHGYDPEFEDMHGFFAAIGPDFKQGLQSETLKIVDLYALMAHLLALEPADHDGDLVRISHILAN is encoded by the coding sequence ATGACGTCCCCCACCCGCGCGCTGACGCTGGCCCTCTTCGCCACCCTGCTGCTGGCCGCTCCGGCGTGCTCCTCTTCACCCGCCGACAACGACACCGACACCCCGGAGTTGGACGCCACCGGGCCCGATGTGACCGAAGATCCTGACGACGGCGACACCTCTGATCCGATCAGCGATGAGACTCCGCTGATTCTCATCGGTTTTGATGGCTTTCGTCCCGACTACTTAAGCCTGGCGCCCACGCCCAACTTCGACCGTCTCATCCGCGAGGGTGTGGTCGCCGACTCGCTGGAGCCGGTCTTTCCCACAAAGACCTTTGTGAACCTCTATTCGATCGTCACCGGTCTTTATGCTGAGAACCACGGCATTGTGGGCAACACCGTGCGCGACCCGGCCACCGGCGACCGCCTGCGTATGAGCGACGCCGAACTTCAGGGCCAGTCACGCTGGTGGGGCGGCGAGCCCATCTGGGTGACGGCCGAGAAGCAGGGCAAGCGCGCCGGGACGTACTTCTGGGTGGGCTCAGAGGCCGAGATCGGTGGGGAGCGCCCCACCCACTGGATGCCCTTTGCGACCAACTACATGAACCCTGCCCGCGAGCGCATCGACCAGGTCGTCGCGTGGCTCTCGGCCGACGACCCCGTCGACTTTGCCACGCTCTACTTCTCCGACCTCGACGGCGTCGGCCACTCTCAGGGGCCCCGCGGCTCGCGGCTCTTTAGCGAACTTCAGGAAGCCGACGCCAACCTGGGCTACCTCATCGACGAGCTGGAGGCGGCCGGTCTCTGGCCCAACGTCAACATCCTCATCGTCAGCGACCACGGCATGACGGCTCTGGACGACGATAAGGTCATTCGCCTCGATCACATCATCGACGAGCGCGACGTCTTTGTGGTGGAATGGTCACCGGTGGCCAGCCTCATCCCGGACGCGGGCAAAGCCGACGAGGTCTACCAGGCGCTCAAAGCCGCCGAAGAGAACTACACCGTTTATCGAAAAGAAGATGTGCCCGAGCGTTTGCGCTACTCCAACCACGAGCGCATCCCCGAGATCCTCGTCGTCGCCGACCCGCCCTACACCATCGCCAACCAGTACATTCTGGATAACATCGGCGTCAGCGCGGGCGGCCACGGCTACGACCCCGAGTTTGAAGACATGCACGGCTTCTTCGCCGCCATTGGCCCCGACTTCAAGCAGGGCCTGCAAAGTGAGACGCTGAAGATCGTCGACCTCTACGCCCTGATGGCGCATCTTCTCGCGCTGGAGCCCGCCGACCATGATGGCGACCTCGTGCGAATCAGCCATATCCTGGCCAACTGA
- a CDS encoding PEP/pyruvate-binding domain-containing protein — protein sequence MKRSPTADPIVRFGPHRQPGSPSSWTLALNAPSKSAAMSRHRVGGKAYGLWQLVRAGFNVPEAFVITTEAFEAALAPLALQATSLAELREAILQAELPRTLLEEIEARLASSTTETWAVRSSATDEDGKERSFAGQGLTLLDVRGSDAVADAIRQVWASALRLERLVYEANDTITLTPAPMAVIVQAMLTPVCAGVLFSQNPLSGDTNEVVISCAPGAGTAVVLGQDTETFYLDKHSGYVRRHVAAGGEDASPEQPPTLSAEQRVELTAAGATIESTSGMPVDVEWAYALPHPEAHRPELFFVQARPITSTATREAHPDQVWTNTNVGEALPGVATPLTWSILESFSRRGFEQAFGSLGLSVPDDAELVRAFKGRIYLNLTRFMSIASGLPIFSPERLFEMAGGGGVELVRDIYERRSKRDFFRRLPTTIPKILGAQLSMPLVAPLWGRYFTSKVDEFFDRDLSQLSSPELLGELDHLDGLFERTGLVMLSVSSNFLMSYALTSEALRLLGATGIDAPSSPRDFIAGLDVKSAEPGLALLELGRIARRSLRLRRLITENAPGEVHEALHAQSQHDDVAMFLVELDTFRKHYGHRAPREAELATPRWREDMSFLFEVLQSFIDAPHLPSSTESVRQQQRARQLPTPELPAPFGKALSAVIGLTRKNARQREYMRDRVVDALDVYRRFFLECGRRLTEQNILQGPEEVFYLTAPELRAWLSAPHLASTFALRVLARRALFQHYKQLPDPPATFLLRGHEIIADDDLHQNAPDPSRATGRISGLGGSPGRVTGPARVILDPSSEDASIRPGDILVAPYTDVGWTPLFLTAAGVVMSLGGPLSHSCIVAREYGIPTVVNARRATEIIKNGDLITVDGDQGLVFIHPRDDAPATP from the coding sequence ATGAAACGCTCTCCCACAGCTGATCCCATCGTTCGCTTCGGCCCCCACCGCCAGCCCGGCAGCCCGTCGAGCTGGACGCTGGCGCTGAATGCACCGAGCAAGAGCGCGGCGATGAGCCGCCACCGCGTCGGCGGCAAAGCCTACGGTCTGTGGCAGCTGGTCCGTGCCGGCTTCAACGTGCCGGAGGCCTTCGTCATCACCACCGAAGCCTTTGAGGCCGCCCTCGCTCCCCTGGCCCTCCAGGCCACCTCGCTGGCCGAGCTCCGCGAGGCCATCCTGCAGGCGGAGCTCCCGCGCACGCTCCTCGAAGAGATCGAGGCCCGGCTGGCGTCGAGCACCACCGAGACCTGGGCGGTGCGCTCCTCGGCCACTGACGAAGATGGCAAAGAGCGCTCCTTTGCGGGCCAGGGCCTCACCCTGCTCGATGTCCGGGGCAGTGACGCCGTCGCCGACGCCATCCGCCAGGTATGGGCCAGCGCTCTGCGCCTGGAGCGCCTGGTCTACGAGGCCAACGACACCATCACCCTGACCCCGGCGCCGATGGCGGTGATCGTCCAGGCCATGCTCACACCGGTCTGCGCCGGCGTGCTCTTCTCCCAGAACCCTTTGAGCGGTGACACCAACGAAGTTGTGATCAGCTGCGCTCCCGGCGCCGGAACCGCGGTGGTGTTGGGTCAGGATACCGAGACCTTCTACCTCGACAAACACTCCGGCTATGTGCGCCGGCATGTGGCGGCCGGCGGCGAAGATGCCTCCCCCGAGCAGCCCCCCACGCTCAGCGCCGAGCAGCGCGTGGAACTCACCGCCGCCGGTGCCACCATCGAATCGACCTCGGGCATGCCCGTCGACGTGGAATGGGCCTACGCCCTTCCCCACCCGGAGGCCCACCGCCCCGAGCTCTTCTTTGTGCAGGCGCGCCCCATCACCTCCACGGCCACCCGCGAGGCACACCCCGATCAGGTCTGGACCAACACCAACGTCGGCGAAGCCCTCCCGGGCGTGGCCACCCCGCTGACCTGGAGCATTTTAGAGAGCTTTAGCCGCCGCGGTTTTGAGCAGGCCTTTGGCTCTCTGGGCTTAAGCGTGCCTGACGACGCCGAGCTTGTGCGCGCCTTTAAGGGTCGCATCTACCTCAACCTCACCCGCTTTATGAGCATCGCCAGCGGGCTGCCCATCTTCAGCCCGGAGCGCCTCTTTGAGATGGCCGGTGGAGGCGGCGTGGAGCTTGTGCGCGATATCTACGAGCGCCGCTCCAAACGCGACTTCTTCAGACGCCTGCCCACCACCATCCCCAAAATCCTCGGCGCCCAGCTCTCCATGCCCCTCGTCGCCCCGCTCTGGGGCCGCTACTTCACGAGCAAGGTCGACGAGTTCTTCGATCGCGACCTCTCCCAGCTCTCCTCCCCCGAACTTCTGGGAGAGCTCGATCACCTCGATGGACTCTTCGAGCGCACCGGCCTTGTGATGCTCTCGGTGAGCTCCAACTTTTTGATGAGCTACGCCCTGACCTCCGAGGCACTCCGGCTCCTGGGCGCTACCGGGATCGACGCCCCCTCCTCCCCCCGCGACTTCATCGCCGGTCTGGACGTGAAAAGCGCCGAGCCCGGGCTGGCCCTTCTGGAGCTCGGTCGCATCGCGCGCCGCTCCCTGCGCCTGCGCCGCCTCATCACCGAAAACGCCCCCGGCGAGGTCCATGAGGCGCTGCATGCGCAGTCGCAGCACGACGATGTGGCGATGTTTCTCGTCGAGCTCGACACCTTCCGCAAACACTACGGCCACCGCGCCCCCCGCGAGGCCGAACTCGCCACGCCTCGCTGGCGCGAAGATATGAGCTTTCTCTTCGAGGTCCTCCAGAGCTTCATTGACGCTCCCCACCTCCCCAGCTCCACCGAGAGCGTGCGCCAGCAGCAACGCGCCCGTCAGCTGCCCACCCCCGAGCTGCCCGCCCCCTTTGGCAAAGCCCTCTCGGCGGTCATCGGCTTGACGCGCAAAAACGCCCGCCAGCGCGAATACATGCGCGACCGAGTCGTCGACGCCCTCGACGTCTACCGCCGCTTCTTTCTGGAGTGCGGACGCCGTCTGACCGAACAGAACATCCTGCAGGGCCCCGAGGAGGTCTTCTATCTGACCGCCCCCGAGCTGCGGGCCTGGCTGAGTGCTCCGCATCTGGCCTCCACCTTCGCGCTGCGTGTGCTCGCCAGACGCGCCCTCTTTCAGCATTACAAACAGCTCCCCGACCCGCCCGCGACCTTTTTGCTGCGCGGCCACGAGATCATCGCCGACGATGATCTTCACCAAAACGCCCCCGACCCCTCCCGCGCCACCGGACGCATCAGCGGTCTGGGCGGAAGCCCCGGCCGCGTCACCGGACCGGCCCGGGTCATCCTCGACCCCTCCAGCGAAGATGCCTCGATTCGCCCCGGCGACATCCTCGTCGCCCCCTACACTGACGTGGGCTGGACCCCGCTCTTTTTAACCGCGGCCGGCGTCGTCATGAGCCTGGGGGGCCCCTTAAGCCACTCCTGCATCGTCGCCCGGGAGTACGGCATTCCCACCGTCGTCAACGCTCGCCGCGCCACCGAGATCATTAAGAATGGCGATCTCATTACCGTCGACGGCGACCAGGGCCTCGTCTTTATTCACCCCCGCGACGACGCCCCCGCCACCCCCTGA
- a CDS encoding L,D-transpeptidase family protein, giving the protein MIFNTPHRASHSLRLLAMGLLTSSLLAFSACSEPTIEPAAAQSYAAQWAPTLEDALREKSASAAASQALKAAFEKSDEVRQASGEPPFATLVNQIYREREYEPALVKNATLTPAGEALWNALQVIEDHQLDAAPYRLDELARLFEELEAKKQAYADFEGLQPTEAEIAAATAWLTEQPVSTFALSDDSRPQLTEALLNAPEGQRLNEALKAYETKSADVIAIEARLERLLAMGLARYARELRYFRLKEIFVHERHWDEYNEPDSRSTRPDAAKGPFRAGQVWRQASHVATEMANRRKEEIFHRGIQQTLSDLLDAKAPQEAQAVIDRVPPQNPQYMGLINAYRRYRDIVEAGGWQEVPTPRSLKPGQRSEAVTHLKQRLRIEGFYPENAPIDDHYDEALEEAVREYQHTHQMVANGKPHNVFWGSLNVPAQRRLAQIALNITRWRSTNTRHAEDDQYVFVNIPDFNVELWKAQELKLRFGIVVGNNNKEVNPLTGEAERANRTPTLAAYIDRIIYNPYWNVTPRIRAESIIPKVHNHITDAYVSRLSALLASAKPTPAPGALRAPQAPTLTANRAPGMIGGPPAAAQPAAPSSAQPAAQPTVPAAPVTAPDPAESLTTMRSTDTGRVRAIKTEPLRRILEHHFPGEEGLARFKAQFPYLDPHTGMVDVSTTNPDHIPSWYEANGYEVAFPGRTWEYVRMLPGGENALGFVKIIFPNLQDIYLHDTPHKPLFSRPVRGFSHGCIRMEQPLNMAETLLQLDGQNPDIDRILEKGDYNPIFLKHQVPVFIEYYTVRVDDEGRPHFLADIYNYDEES; this is encoded by the coding sequence ATGATCTTCAACACACCGCATCGCGCCTCTCACTCGCTGCGTCTTCTGGCGATGGGACTTCTGACCTCCTCTCTGCTTGCCTTCAGCGCCTGCTCCGAGCCCACCATTGAGCCGGCCGCCGCGCAGAGCTACGCCGCTCAGTGGGCCCCCACGCTCGAAGACGCGCTGCGTGAGAAGAGCGCCTCGGCAGCGGCCAGCCAGGCGCTTAAAGCCGCCTTTGAGAAGAGCGATGAGGTCCGTCAGGCAAGCGGTGAGCCCCCCTTTGCGACGCTCGTCAATCAGATCTATCGCGAGCGGGAGTACGAACCCGCGCTCGTTAAAAACGCCACGCTCACCCCGGCCGGCGAAGCCCTCTGGAACGCACTTCAGGTCATCGAAGATCATCAACTCGATGCCGCGCCCTACCGCCTCGACGAGCTCGCCAGGCTCTTTGAAGAGCTCGAGGCCAAAAAGCAGGCCTACGCCGACTTTGAGGGGCTGCAACCCACCGAGGCCGAAATCGCCGCGGCCACCGCCTGGCTCACCGAGCAGCCCGTCTCCACCTTCGCGCTCAGCGACGACTCGCGTCCGCAGCTGACCGAGGCCCTGCTCAACGCCCCCGAAGGTCAGCGTCTCAATGAGGCCTTGAAGGCCTACGAGACGAAGTCCGCCGATGTGATCGCCATTGAGGCCAGACTTGAGCGGTTGCTGGCCATGGGCCTTGCCCGCTACGCCCGCGAACTGCGCTACTTCCGCCTCAAAGAGATCTTCGTGCACGAGCGCCACTGGGATGAGTACAACGAGCCCGACAGTCGCTCCACTCGCCCCGACGCCGCCAAAGGCCCCTTCCGCGCCGGCCAGGTCTGGCGTCAGGCCTCCCATGTGGCCACCGAGATGGCCAACCGCCGCAAAGAGGAGATCTTTCACCGCGGTATCCAACAGACCTTAAGCGACCTGCTCGACGCCAAAGCCCCGCAAGAGGCGCAGGCCGTGATCGACCGGGTGCCCCCGCAGAACCCGCAATACATGGGCCTGATCAACGCCTACCGGCGCTACCGCGACATCGTCGAGGCCGGCGGCTGGCAGGAGGTTCCCACACCCCGCTCGCTCAAGCCTGGCCAGCGCTCGGAGGCTGTCACCCACCTCAAGCAACGCCTGCGCATTGAGGGCTTTTATCCCGAAAACGCCCCCATCGACGACCACTACGACGAGGCGCTGGAGGAGGCGGTACGCGAGTACCAGCACACCCACCAGATGGTCGCCAACGGCAAGCCTCATAACGTCTTCTGGGGCTCGCTCAACGTGCCGGCCCAGCGCCGCCTGGCTCAAATCGCCCTCAACATCACACGTTGGCGCTCCACCAACACCCGCCACGCCGAAGACGATCAGTACGTCTTCGTCAACATCCCCGACTTCAACGTCGAGCTCTGGAAGGCGCAGGAGCTCAAGCTCCGCTTTGGCATCGTCGTCGGCAACAACAACAAAGAGGTCAACCCCCTCACCGGCGAAGCCGAACGCGCCAACCGCACCCCCACTCTGGCGGCGTATATCGATCGCATCATCTACAACCCCTACTGGAACGTCACCCCGCGCATCCGGGCGGAATCCATCATTCCCAAGGTCCACAACCACATCACGGACGCCTACGTGTCTCGCCTGAGCGCTCTGTTGGCCTCCGCCAAACCCACTCCGGCCCCGGGTGCCCTGCGCGCGCCTCAGGCCCCGACCCTCACCGCCAACCGCGCTCCCGGCATGATCGGAGGCCCCCCGGCCGCTGCTCAGCCCGCCGCTCCGTCAAGCGCGCAGCCGGCTGCCCAACCCACGGTGCCTGCCGCCCCGGTCACCGCTCCCGACCCCGCCGAGTCGCTCACCACCATGCGCTCCACCGATACCGGACGCGTGCGCGCCATCAAAACCGAGCCCCTGCGCCGCATCCTCGAGCATCATTTCCCCGGTGAAGAGGGTCTGGCCCGCTTCAAAGCGCAGTTCCCCTACCTCGACCCGCACACCGGCATGGTCGATGTCTCCACCACCAACCCCGACCACATCCCCTCCTGGTACGAGGCCAACGGCTACGAGGTTGCCTTCCCCGGACGCACCTGGGAGTACGTCCGCATGCTCCCCGGCGGCGAAAATGCCCTGGGCTTTGTCAAAATCATCTTCCCCAACCTCCAGGACATCTACCTGCACGACACTCCCCACAAGCCCCTCTTCTCGCGGCCGGTTCGCGGCTTCAGCCACGGCTGCATTCGCATGGAACAGCCCCTGAACATGGCCGAAACCCTCCTGCAGCTCGACGGCCAGAACCCCGACATCGACCGCATCCTGGAGAAGGGCGACTACAACCCGATCTTCCTCAAGCACCAGGTCCCCGTCTTCATTGAGTACTACACCGTGCGCGTCGACGATGAGGGCCGTCCCCACTTCCTGGCCGACATCTACAACTACGACGAAGAGAGCTGA
- a CDS encoding pirin family protein, with protein MSEKNAIRAIVPLTSNPWPTLDPFLFCTHHNDRYPRANEQMGPDASLAGRNIGQDFSGKDGWSMYHGDTVPGFPRHPHAGFETVTIARQGFIDHSDSMGASARFGQGDVQWMTAGKGVVHSEAFPLLDRENPNTTELFQIWLNLPREDKKNDAYFTMFWNETIPRHLIKEGDEVVGEVAVIAGTLHGLDALAPPPSSWAARDESNIAIWTLKLQPGASFTLPAANEETGRVLYFFEGDALTLEDVALEPRHGAQVEGDAEVTLKNTGTALAEVLVLQGRPIGEPVVQHGPFVGNYQGDIRQIMIDYQNTGFGGWPFEADAPVHPRDKGRFAIHADGREETPAPPENAA; from the coding sequence ATGAGCGAAAAAAATGCCATCCGGGCCATCGTCCCCCTGACCTCCAACCCCTGGCCCACGCTGGACCCCTTCCTCTTCTGCACGCATCACAACGACCGCTACCCCCGCGCCAACGAGCAGATGGGCCCCGATGCCTCACTGGCCGGACGCAACATCGGCCAGGACTTTTCGGGCAAAGACGGCTGGTCGATGTACCACGGCGACACCGTCCCCGGGTTCCCGCGCCACCCGCACGCCGGGTTTGAAACCGTGACGATCGCCCGCCAGGGGTTCATCGATCACAGCGACTCGATGGGCGCCTCGGCGCGCTTTGGCCAGGGCGACGTGCAGTGGATGACCGCCGGCAAGGGCGTGGTGCACTCGGAGGCCTTCCCCCTTCTCGATCGCGAGAACCCCAACACCACCGAGCTCTTTCAGATCTGGTTGAACCTGCCGCGCGAAGACAAAAAGAACGACGCCTACTTCACCATGTTCTGGAACGAGACGATCCCTCGCCACCTCATCAAAGAGGGCGACGAGGTGGTCGGTGAGGTTGCAGTCATCGCTGGCACCCTGCACGGGCTTGATGCCCTCGCCCCGCCCCCCAGCTCCTGGGCGGCCCGCGACGAGTCCAACATCGCCATCTGGACGCTGAAACTTCAGCCCGGCGCCTCCTTCACCCTGCCGGCCGCCAACGAGGAGACCGGCCGCGTGCTCTACTTCTTCGAAGGCGACGCGCTCACCCTGGAGGATGTGGCCCTGGAGCCCCGGCACGGCGCCCAGGTTGAGGGCGACGCCGAGGTCACGCTGAAGAACACCGGCACCGCTCTGGCCGAAGTGCTGGTGCTTCAGGGCCGCCCCATCGGCGAGCCTGTGGTTCAGCATGGCCCCTTCGTGGGTAACTACCAGGGCGATATCCGCCAGATCATGATCGACTACCAGAACACCGGCTTTGGCGGCTGGCCCTTTGAGGCCGACGCCCCGGTTCACCCCCGCGACAAAGGCCGCTTTGCCATTCACGCCGACGGCCGCGAGGAGACCCCGGCTCCCCCCGAAAACGCCGCGTGA
- the cutA gene encoding divalent-cation tolerance protein CutA, whose product MVRIVLCNCPPEDAPRLARQLVEERLAACVNVIAGVTSFYLWEGELCEDQEHTLLIKTTEERYPELSARLAELHSYSVPEDIALDSARVAAAYHSWVHETLSHS is encoded by the coding sequence ATGGTCCGCATCGTGCTCTGCAACTGCCCGCCCGAAGATGCCCCGCGTCTTGCTCGCCAGCTCGTCGAGGAGCGCCTGGCCGCCTGCGTCAACGTCATCGCCGGGGTGACCAGCTTTTATCTCTGGGAGGGTGAGCTCTGCGAAGATCAGGAGCATACCCTGCTGATCAAGACCACCGAGGAGCGCTACCCTGAGCTCTCCGCACGTCTGGCCGAGCTGCACTCCTACAGCGTGCCCGAAGACATCGCCCTGGACAGCGCCCGCGTGGCCGCCGCCTACCACAGTTGGGTTCATGAAACGCTCTCCCACAGCTGA
- a CDS encoding OmpA family protein, producing the protein MKFLTLPSLTKRNLRTLAHFSGASLLMLALSTSPASAQDFEYRVNNRVQVGQGQPSLTLRSPAVLSDAELTFKRSDGHTTTRRLGSLERGEVKEVVIEQPPGTFDYTVTLRAKDIDGEPVEFELTFDVAYTEALKVEVDTEEVELGQGRLPIRVNRPVEKVEIEFFDANNRPLGTHTSQHRGARGDIELRFEVPEGDLAALRVAVHDTEGFWESFILEPFWVEIPHQSVVFDSGEHTWQESELPKLTETLERVQQAMRAHRDKGLQMQLYIAGYTDTVGNASSNQELSERRARAIGRWFSAQGLDIPVFYQGFGESVLAKPTPDETAEEANRRAIYILGNGAPPTSSELPRSRWQRVR; encoded by the coding sequence ATGAAGTTTTTGACTCTGCCCTCCCTCACGAAAAGAAACCTGCGCACCCTTGCTCACTTTAGCGGGGCATCTCTGCTGATGCTCGCGTTGAGCACCTCACCGGCAAGCGCCCAGGACTTTGAGTACCGCGTCAACAACCGCGTGCAGGTCGGCCAGGGCCAACCCTCGCTCACGCTGCGCTCTCCGGCGGTACTGAGCGACGCCGAGCTCACTTTTAAGCGCTCCGACGGCCACACCACCACCCGGCGTCTGGGGAGCCTTGAGCGCGGCGAAGTCAAAGAGGTCGTCATCGAGCAGCCCCCGGGCACCTTTGATTACACCGTCACGTTGCGCGCAAAAGACATCGACGGGGAGCCGGTGGAGTTTGAGCTCACCTTTGATGTCGCCTACACCGAAGCGCTGAAGGTCGAGGTGGACACCGAGGAGGTCGAGCTCGGCCAGGGCCGCCTGCCCATCCGTGTCAACCGCCCGGTCGAGAAGGTGGAGATCGAGTTTTTCGACGCCAACAACCGCCCGCTGGGCACGCACACCTCGCAGCATCGGGGGGCCCGCGGCGATATTGAGCTTCGCTTTGAGGTTCCCGAAGGCGATCTGGCCGCGCTGCGGGTGGCCGTGCACGACACCGAGGGTTTCTGGGAGTCCTTTATTCTGGAGCCTTTCTGGGTGGAGATTCCCCACCAGAGCGTGGTCTTCGACAGCGGCGAACACACCTGGCAGGAGAGCGAGCTTCCCAAACTCACGGAGACGCTGGAGCGGGTGCAGCAGGCCATGCGCGCCCACCGCGACAAGGGCCTGCAGATGCAGCTCTACATCGCCGGGTACACCGATACGGTGGGCAACGCGTCGAGCAACCAGGAGCTCTCGGAGCGCCGGGCCCGGGCCATCGGCCGCTGGTTCTCCGCTCAGGGGCTCGACATCCCCGTCTTCTATCAGGGCTTTGGCGAGTCGGTGCTGGCCAAACCCACCCCCGATGAGACCGCCGAGGAAGCCAACCGCCGCGCCATCTACATCCTGGGCAACGGCGCACCACCCACCTCCTCCGAGCTCCCCCGATCCCGCTGGCAACGCGTGCGCTGA